In Leptospira fletcheri, the genomic window CGGATCCAACGGGGAAAGAATCCGATTTTCTCCTGAACGCTTTTGTCATGCGCGGGAACGATCATCAGATTCGGAAGTCGGATTCCTAGCCGGTGCACCCGATCTAGCTCCCGACCCAAAAGCTCTGGATCCAAGTCCACAAGCCATCTCGAACCCCTGGGTTTGTGCGCGGGCAGATCGAATCCTTCCTTAGACCAAGTAGTGTCTCCCGTAAAGAAGTAGCGGCGATCCTCGGCAAGATTCAGAAACATTCCGATGGAACCGGCAGTATGGCCGCTCAAGGGCACAAAGACGACCGTCCCGTCTCCGAACCAATCCTTGCTCTTTGCATACGATTCGTACGCACGGTCCTCGAAGACGATCGGCTGCCAGCGGATTTCCGTTCCAGAATATTGGGAGGGTATGTATCCTTTTTTTGCTCCTTCCATCGGAGCGTTTCCTTTTTCCTCCGGGGAAACATGGATCTCTGCCGAGGGGAAGTCCTTGATTCCACTCGCGTGGTCCCAATGAAGATGGGAAACGAAAATGTGACGGATCGAATCAGGATCGATTCCTGCCTCCTTGAGCTGAAGCACGGCAGGTTTTGGGTTTTTATAAGCCAATAGAGGTCGCTTGTAGAATTCATGTTGTCGGAATTCCTCCGCCACGCGAGTGCCCAGTCCCGTATCGAATAAAAACGAAGCTTTCGGGTGCCGTACCAAAACGGCAGTATGGATGATTCCCCTTTTTTTTAGTAAGGAGCCTCCTTCCACTACGAACGCTTCGGAAGTGACGGCTTCTCCCGTCGCAATCAAGGAAAAGGAAAGAGGAAAATCTGATTTCGTTCCGTGTTTCTCCGGAGAATGTTCCCTGTCGGAATTCAGAGAAGGAACGGCTAAACGAGGATATCCTAACGCGAAGACTACCGTTAAAACCAAAACGGCAAATACGACCCAAGCGATTCTTTTCGGTTTCATCTCCTGTCCTCCAATGCGAGCAATTGTCTTGCGGTTTTAGCCGCGGTTCTAAGCGGTCTTGTATCCTTGTAGGTCCTGGAGAATAAAATCGCTCCTTCCATGAGGGACAATAAGGCTACCGAAAGTTCGGCCGCTCTCGCCTTTCCGTATCCCAAGCTCCTTAGGAACAATTCCAATTTAGAATTCCAATTTTTGAATACGTTTCTACAAGTTTGACCTACCACACCGTCCTCCGAAGAAGTTTCGTTGGCGGTTATGGAAATCGGGCAACCTTTTCGGAATTCCGACTCGATCATCTTCGTTTCCAGCGCGGAGAAGATGTTTTCGATTCCATTCGCGGCCGATTTGGAAGATCGAAGGATTTTTTGAAAGAGTTCCCCCATTTCTTCTCCCGAAGTATTCAAAGCTTCCGCAGCTAGTTCCTCTTTTCCTCCGGGGAAGTGAAAGTAGATCGATCCCTTGGGAGCGCCGGACGCTTCCACAATATCGTTCAATCCCGTTCCGGAATAGCCTCGGGTCTCCAACGCTTCCGCCATGGCGCGGATCATTCTCTCTTTGGATTTTTCTCCTTTTTCTCCCATTCGGACATCCTATCACTAATAAATAGACCGGTCAATATAAAAATTTGAAAGCACGAGCGCAAAGACGGATCCGATGAGCTCAAGCAAGAGAGGAGTCCTTCGTTTCCGGATTTAACAGTACTTTTTCAGGTATTCTTTGTCTTTCAGATGGCTCGGAAAGAGGATGGTCAAAGGTTTTCCGGTGCGTTTGCTCCACCTTCGGTAGGCGCGGCTGGAATCCCAGTAGACCTCGTATTCGGACTCCAATCTAAAGAGCAATTTTTCCCAAAAGAGAAAATGACTGTCTATGAATGCTTGTCGGATGTCCTTGGCTTTGGCCGTGAGCGGGCACTTGGTCAGGAATTCCCGCATGAAAACCAGCCCGATCAGAATCCCTCTCGTGTCCAAGTAGGGCTCCAAAGGAAACGTGCGGCAACTGATGGATCTATTTTCCCGCTCGCAGTGTTCGATTCCTTTGCATTCGCAAAACGTGATTTTCCTAAGATCGTATTCCTCGAATTCTTTTTTTTCCTGTTTGGTAGCGGGGACGTATTCCTTCCAAAGATCGGTTCGGGAGGAGAGCATCTCGTATTCCGCCTTGTAGAGGGCGGGGAGTGCGTTGTCCGCTTGGCAACATACCGGAACTCCTCCGTTGGAAGGGGCGCAGAGGGAACCGCAATTGTATTCGGTTACTTCTTCTTGTAACAAGGAATAATAATATTCGATTTCTTCCTTTACTAACGCTTTCGGATCAAGCTTGGCGGCTTTCTTCATCTATCTCTTGGTCTCTCTTTTTTTCCCTTTGTAACAGAACCCGATTCAAAAAAAGGACCCGGAAGAAGAAGTATCCGCCTCCCATCAGTCCGGAAGAAAGAAAAAGGCCCCACTTTCGGTAGAAAAGGTCGGATTCGGAAGAGAGCCAACCGTTTTTTTGGAAAATTACCAGTACGATCGACATCGCCATCAAAAACGTGAAACATCCCAGGAAGAATAGAGTCGTGTTTCTTAAGGACCAAAGTTTGTCTTCCCGTTCGTATTTCAGAACCAGAAATTGACGGTACAGTCTTTGGTACTCCTTGGGCGTATTGATCTTTTGGATTTCGAAGTATCTTTCGAATTCCTCGGGTACTCCGTTCGGATCCAGTAGCACCAATTCGTAATCCAAAGAACCGTCATAACGTTTTCTTCGCTCCGGATCGGATAGGAAGTAATAGGCTCTTAGTCCTTCCCTAAAGGCTTCCCCCTTTTCGGGAAGCCATTCATGCGAATCCAATTCGGTAACATAATTCCAAAACGCTTCCTCGATATCTTCTTTTTGAGCGTCTCTCACGAGGCCCAAGATTTCGTAGTAATCCGTTTTTCGGTTCAAGCCGTTCCCAAGAATCGTCACTTTGCCCACCGTCAATGGATCGATTTTCTCCGATTCCTGTAGGAATAGGAAACGATTTTTCGCATCCGAAAAACGGGGGAAATCCCCTTTACACCCGATTTCGACCCCGGAAACTCGTCTTATGAGTGTCTTAGAACGGGCGGTAAAGGCCGGCAAGGTCTATGTAGAGACCTATGGCTGCCAGATGAACGAATATGATTCCGGAATCGTAACCAGCCTGATGCAAGGAGCCCAGTTCGAAACTGTTTCGAATCCAGAGGACTCTGACGTTATTTTTTTGAATACCTGCGCGATCCGCGAAAATGCGCACGCGAAGATTTACGGAAGGCTCCAAAGTCTAGGATACCTGAAAAAAAGGAATCCCTCTTTGGTGATCGGAGTGCTGGGTTGCATGGCCCAAAATCTAGGAGAGGATCTTTTTCACCAGGAACTCCCTCTCGATCTGGTGGTCGGACCCGATAATTACAGAACCCTCCCGGATCTGATTTCCAGAATTCGAAACGGAGAAAAGTCCGTTTCCCTGACTCGCCTTTCTAAAATCGAGACCTACGACGAGATCGAGCCCAGAGTCGTCAATGGGGTACAGGCATTCGTGACGATCATGAGAGGATGCAATAATTTCTGTACTTTCTGCGTGGTACCTTATACCCGCGGGAGAGAAAGAAGTCGGGACCCGCTGTCCATTGTGCGAGAGACTCGGGATTTGGTTTCTCAAGGAATCAAGCAACTCACCCTCTTGGGACAAAACGTGAATTCTTATTCCCACGAAGGGACCGACTTTGCGGGGCTGACAAGGATGCTTTTGGAAGAAACGGAGATAGAGAGGATCCGATTCACTTCCCCTCACCCCAAAGATTTTCCTTTGCACCTTCTGGAACTCATGGCGGAAAATCCCAGGTTCTGTCCGAACATTCATCTTCCTTTGCAATCCGGAAACACGAAGGTGCTCTCCGATATGAAAAGGAGCTACTCGAGGGAGGAATTTCTGGAAGTGGCGCAAAGGATCAGAAGCTACGTTCCGGACGTCGGACTTACTACGGATATCATCGTGGGCTTTCCGGGGGAAACCGAAGAGGAGTACGAAGACACTTTGGAAACGGTGCGCTCCGTCGGTTTCGATATGGCCTTTATGTTCAAATATTCGGAGAGGGAAGGGACCGTCGCCCAGAGGAGACTTCCGGACGATGTGCCCGAAGAGGTGAAATCCGAACGGCTTACGAAACTCGTCGATCTCCAGACCGCGATTTCCTTGGAACGGAATCGGGCCCGCGTCGGAAAGACTTTTCCGATTTTGGTCGAAGGTCTTTCTAAAAAGTCCGTCGAGGAAGCTTGCGGAAGAACTCCTTGCGGACGTATGACTGTGTTTCCGATTCCGAAAGAAGAAGAAGCTTCCTCTTGGATCGGCAGAACGGTTCCGGTAGAGATTCTTTCCGCTACCAGCGCTACCCTCAGGGGAAGGATCCTTGCTTGAAAAAAATTTCCCCGCCGAAAAAGGGGAAAGTCGCCGCAGCCGAATCCGCTTCTACTGCTAAAAAAGGAAAGGCGGTAAAAGGAAAGACCACGGAAGGTTTCGGCGTGGAAGCGCAAGGGAAGGTCCGGCAGGGTACGGATCTTCGTTCTGTTCGAGTACATACGGTAGCCGATCTTCCTCCCGGATTCTTTGTCCATACGGATCGCGAAAAATTTTTGAGAAGGATTCCGATCCTAGACCGCTATATTCTCTCCGAGATCGTTCCTCCTTTCTTCGTCTCTCTTCTTTTCTTTACCACCGTTTACATGGCTCTCGCCTTGCAAAAGATGATCGGTCTATTCGTAGGTAAGGGTGTGGATCCATTTCGTTTATTGGATTACTTCGGTTATCTTTTGGGGAATATCATGCCGATGACGATTCCCATGGCTTGTCTGATGAGCGGTGTGATGGCGGCAGGAAGATTATCCGGAGATTCGGAAATCACTGCGATCCGTTCCGCAGGGATCAGTTTCTCCAGAATCTACGTCGTGTTTTTGCTCTTCGGAACGGTGATGGCTCTCTTGGTGGGCTATCTCAATTTTTTTCTATCCCCTGAAAATACGAGAAAGATGGAAGAGTTCAACAAATGGGTGATGGCTTATAATCCGTTACTCGCCATGACTCCCGGTCAATTCAGCGGAGATAAAACCCAGGGGCTCTTCGAAGAAAAAGGGCGGACCATGTACACCGAAGGGGTAAATCCCGAATCGGGTGAATTGACCGGCGTTCAGATCAGGGAATGGACGATTTCCCTCGAAGGGGACGAATATTTTTATATAGGGACCACCGCGATTCCTATGGGTGGATCGCGCATGTCCCAGATCATCGCCGCTAAGAAAGGAACCTTGGTGGAAAAATTGGGACCGAACGGAGAGTTCGAAAAATCCATTCGTTTGAAGGGCGGTTGGATTTTGGAATGGAACCAGGACAAGAAGGGTTTTTCCGTCTACGATTTGAGAAAAGGGGAGATGGATTACAATATTCCGAAGAAGGAGGAAAAGAAGACTCTGGAATTGAACGTCAGTCCGGAGACTTTTACCATGCCGGTTTTGATCTCCATTCGGAACAGCATCGAAAGCGAGGGCTTGGAAAATATTCCGGGTTTGGAGATCCTAAAAGAAATGGGACTTTCCATCAAGGGGATCGGCGGCCTCAAGCAGATGGTCACCCAGTTGCAGTTGGAGGTACTTCAGACCGCTCAAGACCCGAATATTTCCGCGTCCGAAAAAACCCAAAAGTTCTCGATCCTGACCCAATTGGATGCTTTGCTAAAGCAGTCCAAAAAGGTGCTGGCTAAGTTCAATGTAGAAATCCATAGAAGGATCGCCATGCCTCTCTCTTGTCTGATATTTTCCATTATTTCCCTGCCTTTAGGTCTGGTCGTCAAAAGATCCGGAAAAGGGATGAGTTTCACGATGGCCGTGGTTCTGATCATCATCTATTGGGGATTGTTCACTCTAGGAAGTAACGTTTCCGATAACAGCAAGGTTCCGGTATGGTTAGGTCCTTGGGCGGGGAATATTGTGGTGACGATCATTAGTCTCAACATCATGTTGAAGCGCACTGACATGAGACTTCCTCTCCCCGTGATGAAATTTTTGAACCGGATCACGGACCGGCTTTCTCCCGTCTTCGATTTTTTTGATCGTATTTTTCGGGTTTTCGAGCCCCTAAAAACGAAATTGACAGTGGTACTCAACAAATTATCCTTATGGAGAAACCGGGACGGAAGGGGTTAAAATCCCCGGAAGGTAAGACCGGGACGTTCCGATCGACTTATGCGAAAAGAATTGATAGGGGGAAGTCGGCTTTGAAAACCGCAAATATATGGCATATCACTTCCGGAGCGGAATTCCCCGTCCATATCTGGAAACACCCTCGCATTAATATAGAATTACGTAAAGTTTTACTGAAGGAATACAGAAGCATCGAGCTGGATCCGCAGGATATCAACGTTTTTTACGTAAATACTCAGATCAAAGAATGGAATGAAATCAAGGACGACTTCTTAAAGCGCTTCGAGTTGCATCCTTTCGTGGCCTTGATCATCGTCGTATCCCCCGATGCCGAGGAGATTTTTCCGAAACTTTCCCCGAAAGGAAAGACTGAGGTGCTGGAAAACCCGGTTCAGCCTAGGACGTTACGCATCATATTGGACAGAGTGATCCAAACGGAATTCTTCAAACTCATCGCGAACGAGATCGGAAATAGCTGTCTCGCGAACGTCGGTTTCTTCGAAGGCGTGTTCGAACTGGCAAACAAGGAATACCAGGATGCGAACAAGGCAAACGCGGCTCTACATGCGATTCTGGAGTTCGAGGCCAAAATCAAGAAGAATAACGAAGACATCAATAAGGCCATAGAACGAGTGAACGAGTTGAAAAATCAGGAATTGCTGACTCTTCACGAAAGATTGAAGGTCTCCGAAATCATAGATAATCTGAAGACTATGGAATTGAAGCACGCCCTGGAACTTAGAAAGGCCACCGAAAGAGCTTTGGAATACTCAAGTATCGAAGAAATCGAGATGAATCGGATCCTCGAAGCTCAGACCAAACTGTTCGCTTATACGGAACAGGAGATTCGAGAATTGGTGGAGGAAAATAAGAGGCTGCGCAAGGAATTGGGTCTGTCCGAACCTACCTGAGAGTCGGAAACCTGTTTTAGTCCCTAGCGAGAAGTTCCACCATTCTTTTGAATTCGTAGGAATCGCTTCCGTACTTTAGTTTTGCGTAAAGTATTCCGTGCTTTCGTTTTAAGGAAAGATACCGTTCCAAGTCGTTTTCGTCGCGACTTTTTTTGGCTGCAAGCGCCAGTCTTTCGTAACAGAATGCGAGCAATCGGTGCGGCTCCGTTTCTTCGCTGAAACTAGGATCCAAGTCCAAATACTTTTCCAGAAATTCTGCGGATTGCACGTAGTTCTTCATCGCGTACTGGTGCTTGATCAGTTCGCGATAGACTCCCGCCTTGGTTTCTAGATATTCCCGGGTCTTGTGAACTTTCGGACTTTTGACCTTATCCAAATTGCGGGAAGCGGCCGCTAGGAGAGTGATGGATTCCTGTCTGGACTTCGCCAACTCCCGATTCAGACTTCTCTCTAGATTTTCCAATCTCATTCGGCGTTGCCAGTCGTATCTTTCCGAGTCTAGATTCTTGGCTTCTTCTTCCTTACGTCTTCGATCGGTCTCTTCCCAGGTTTTTTGAAAGATGTCCAGTGCCTTGCTTAGATCCTCGCGGGCTTTTAGAACCAGGGTTTTGGAATTGTCTTCGGAGAAATCTCCGAGAAAATCCGGGTCATGAAACTCGAGAGGACTTTGTTCCCAAGGACTCTGGTTTTCGGACTCAGGGAGAAACATTTCTAGGCTCTTTTCCCGAGACATCGTAGTTTGTGGTACGTTTTCCGAATCCACGGAAGCCCAAGGGATCAGAACGGCGTGCAGGAAAACCGAAACCGATAAAGCGGTAGAGCGAAAAGAAATCATTCCATTACTAGGATCGGTCGTGGAGGAAAAAATATGAACTCGAAAGAAATCGTCGGGTTATTTATTTGAGGAAGAGGTCCGTCGGCTGCGTTTTCCATCTGCGGTGGACCCAAAAATATTGCTCCGGATTCTTCTTGATTTTTTCCTCCAAAACTTTCGTCCACATCTCTGTCGTTCTTAGGATCATGTCCTCTTTGGTTTCTCCGGCAAGAAGGCGAGGGACTCCCAGGTCCTCACAGGAAACTTCGAATTTTCCCCGTCCTTTGTAAATGGTGGTATAAAATACCAACGGGACTTTGGCGGTATAAGCCATGACGGCGGGTCCTTGGTGAGTGGAGGCGGGTCGATTTAAAAAGGGCACGAAAATTCCGCTTTTGCCTGCGTTCTGGTCCGCAAAAAAAGCGAGCCAGTATCCCCCCTTCAGTTTTCGTAGAGCCTCAGTGGGTCTGTCGATGGGAATCGTCGCGACAGTCCCTGCGTTTTGTCTCCGGGAATCCACCCAATTTCCCACATATCGGTTCCTGGCCGGTTTGAAGAGGGTTCCTACTTTAGGAAGACGTAAAGGCATGTAGACGGCCATGCTTTCCCAATTTCCGATGTGACCGGATACGATGACAACGCCCGTGCCTTTCCCTTGTAATTCTTTTTCCAGCAGTTCGGAATCTTTGTCGTAAGAGATGTATGTTTCGGTCCAGATCCGGGATTTCCTCTGTTCGTAAAAGAAACATCCCAGTATCACTCCTAAAAATCGGAAGTGCCTAAAGACTAGGGAGCGAAGTTCCTTCGGAGTCAGCTCGGGAAATGAGTGATTCAGGTTTTTGTACGCGATTTTACGATGCCTTCTTGCAAAAGGATAAAATAGAAGAATGATTGCCGAGCCCAGAAAGATACAAGCTCTGTATGGAAGGAAGGAAAAAGGAAGCAGGATCGATCGTAGGAAAATAAACGATAGAAAATGTCCGAGTCGGAATCCTTCTTCTTTCCTTTGGTTTTGCCTTGGTGGCATCCGGTCGGACATATCCTCCCTAGATTTTTCCTAGCATTCTGAATCGCAAGAATTTTGTTCCTTCTTTTTTCAGCTAGACCTGGGTTCAGATTATATATCATGAATTTATAATTTATTTCCAGGATTTTCGGCACGGGCTTTCGAATCGATATGAACGCTGTTCGATCATCCGTTTTCTTTTTTTACAAAAATAACGGATCTCTTCGATTTTATGACGATCGTCTTTCTTTTCGGTTTTTTGCCGTTCCTTTAAAATCGGAATTTCGGTTGCTTCGTTTTCGTAACTTGGAGAGGTGCTTGTAGAACGAGTTCGCCGAGGAGCTCGGCAGAATTTTCGGGAGACAAGTTTGAAGCTCAAAGTATTGGCGGCTGCGATCGTTTTTTCGATCGGTTCTCTGGCGGTAGATCGGATTCTTTTTTACGGTATCGTTTTCAACTTTCCGAACGAGATGGAATGGGATACCTCTCCTTGGTACAATTTCCTTTCGAAGAGGAGGAACATCGAATTTCAGGAATCCGAAAAAGGAGTTCTTGTCGTGGGAAGCAGCGTGGCTCTGTATTCCGTATTTCCGGACGGGATGTTTCCGACGGATTCTTTTGCAAGAACGGGATCGGCTCGTGCGGAATTTTACGCACATCCGTCCATGTCCCCTTCCGATTTTTATTTTTATAAGGAGGATATCGCCTCCAAGAATCCGACCGCCGTCGTTTACGTCTTCAATCCCGCCGATTTTCAGCTAGAGTATATTAAGAAAAAAGAAAGTAAATTGTATTTCGATGAAGTGAAATATTTTCAGGATTCGGTGGAGGCGAGACATCAGAATCGACTCTTATATCCTCAATCGTTTTTGAGGGAAAGGTGGCGGGAGATCGGAACATTAAGTAAATCGAACCTTCAGGACTTTCTGGTTCGGTCTCTTCTATTTTCCGTGCGACTCAGGAGTTTCTTTTACGATCCGTTCGTAGCTTGGTATATGCATAGGTTCCGCTTGGGGAGATCCTATCATTATTATACAGGTATCATACCGGACAACGGAATTTATTTAAGAGGTTGGGCGAAACCGAAATTCGAAATCGAATGCGAGATAGACGGTACGTCTTTGAAAGACAGTTTCTTTTTGCACAGGCCGGATGCTAAGCTAGCCGTCTTCCGGGTAGGACGAGCGGAGCCGATTTGGGAGCGTAGATACGAAAAGCCCGGGTGGCATAAATTGGACATCGAGTTTTCCGATCGGCCTAAAACGGTTCGATTGCGTTTTGAAACGGATACATCGGTTTCTTCCGACGAAGTAGACAGTCGCATCTTTGGCCGCGAGGAAATTTACGGGATCCGATTGTCCCAGAATTTCTGTAGAAAGGATTTTAGACGGGATATTTCCTATAGAAGAATAGAGAGCCTTGACGATTCCCGTTTGACTGATATGAATTCCCGCGAGTATGACGAGGACTATGATCTCCGGTTGTACAAAAACCAAGAGGAAGAAGGAGCGTTGAATCGCCTAAAAACGGTACGTAAGAGTAAGGAATTGCTTTCCGCTTCCGATTCCTATCTGGAGTGGTCCGAGATGAAATACTTAAGAAAAACGGTGTCCTTTTTGAAAGAGAAAGGCATTCGGGTGGTGCTCATTAACTCTCCGGAAAATCCGTTGGAAAGGGGCACTTATGAAAACGGAGTCTGGTACAAAGGATACTTGCAATTTTTAGGTTCTTTGAAATCCCAAGGAGTTACTTTTCACGACGCATCCGCGTTGATTTCAGATAAGCGCGGATTTTTGGATCCCCACCACTTGACGTACCGAGCCGCCCTGGAGGCGACCCGGTATTATTCCGAATGGGTCCGTGACGATTTGTCGTTATAGATTAGAATCGATGTTGTTTTTCTTACCGAACCTAAACCGGATTCGCTGTATCGCTCCTTTCGCTTTTGTAAGAACGTCGCCGATCCGGATTTTTTTCCCGAAGACTCCGAAGCCGACCACATGGAATTCCATTTTTCATGCTCAGGTTCGTCAAAGTATTTGCGTAATTCTAGGGATGTTTCCGGCGGATTTCCAACGAGTGATCTTGTTGCTACGACCCCATCCTTGCTGGTATACCGCAGTGGTGGATAACGTTTTTTCATCGGGAGTGAGGCACGCGCCGGTTTGTCCCATTTCTCCCTGAAAGTCGGGAAGTTCTTTCCGCGGTTTCGAAATATCTTCCTTTTACCTGCCATTCCGCGTTCTTTTCCCCCGCATTCTTTCTGAGTCCTTTGTTGGAATAGAATTGGGAATGGAGTGCGTTGGTATGAAGCAAAACGAGCGTCATCCAGAATGGAAAGGTCCGTAAGAGATATTTCATGCTTTCCTAGCTGAATTGCGGCGAAAGGGCGGCAAGAATTTAAGAGCACGCATTCGGTTACAGTTTTCGGACAATTGGGAGACGAAATCTTATCGCGTATCCGGATCGTCGTCCTCATTATTTACCGATGTGTAATTGAACTGCTATCGATTTGATAAGAAATTCCGTTCGTATATCCTGAATGGAAAAATCCCTTTTTAAAGCGAAATGGTTCTGGCTCCTGTTAGTCCTGGGGATGTTCGTCCGCATTGCGACAGCCATATTCAATTACGGTTATCTCGCGCTGGACGATTATTATATCCTTTTCTTTTCGGTTCCGGCACAGTCCGCTTCTCTGGCTGTTATCGATCCGGTGACCTCCGTTCCTGAGATCCGCTCCCTTTTGCCGGATTTACTGATACGTTGCGTCGCTAAGGTTGCATATCTACTCGGATTTGCGGATCCTTTGGACCAGATCCGAGCCGTGTTCGTGGTTCTAGGAATCTTTTCTTCGATCACTCTTTTGGTCGGGTATAGGTATCTTTCTTTTCTGTTCGATTCGGAAAGTAAGGAAGCGAGAAAAAACGGATATGAAACTTGGATTCCGCTGACGGGGCTTTTCTTACTTTCCCTTCATTTTTTAATGCCGTTCGTATCCACGCGCGCGTTGATCGAATCGATGTCGGCCCCTTTTCTACTGTTGAGCGCTTACTACGCTTCCAGATACTGGACATCCGAAAAGGATGCGGATATCGCTCGGTCGGTATTGTGGTGTTCTATTTCCGCCCTTTTCCGTTTTCAGGCCGGGATATGCATATTACCTATTGCAGGAATCGTTATTTATAAAAGTATAAAACAAAATAAATTCCGCCAAAGCGCAGTTCTGATCGCTTCCGGCATGTTCGCATTTTTTCTGACAGGACTACCTGATCTGATTTTCAGGGGATCCTTTCATTCTTCTTTAATCGCGTATCTTAAATACAATCTGTCTCATTCTTCCGAATACGGCACTTCTCCTTGGTTCGCGTATGTTCCGTCGGTGTTGGGAGCCAGTCTTTTTCCGTTTCTGATCGGCAAGTATACGGATTTTCGTTGGAAGATCACTTACGGCGGTTTGTTCCCTGCACTTTTGTACGCTTCAATCTTTCTGTTTTTCCATTCCTGCGTTCCGCATAAAGAGGAAAGATTCCTCCTTCCGATATTTCCGATTCTTCTGGTATTGGCGGCTCCACTGTTCGCTTATTGGTGGGATAAACGAAAAAGTGTTCTCGACCCGAGAATCGTTTCCTTTTTCACGCTGAATTTTCTTTTACTCGGTTTTCTTTCCTTTTTTACGATCCAGAATAACGTGATCGGTTTGGTCCGGTACCTGAACAGAAATTCGGACGTTCAGGACGTTTACGTGTATAAGGATTCGGTCCCGCATCTACCGGTTTCCTACGCTTACCGATCTCCCCTCAGGACCTTAGAGCCGGTGACGGAAATGGACGAGAACCACCTCCCTAAAATCAGAAATTTCAATCCGTACGACGCTTGCTCTACAGCGTTCGTCGTTCGGAAGGATTACTTTCTGAACGGAATCGACCCGGAGATGCCTTGGCGTTTGGAAGCGGAATTCGCTTCCTCTCCTCTGGAGGAATTCGTAGTTTCTTTGAATCCGGCCAAGAACGGTAGAAGGTCCAGCATTTATCTGTTTCGTTTCGACGATTGTAGCACAGCTGCAGGACGCGAGAAGTCCCGTATTTCCGGTCCTGTACGCTGATTTTTTTCCCTATTCCGAGGATACCCGAATGAGACCGGACGTTTCCGTACTTATACCCACCTATAACGAGGCTGAAAACATAAATCAGCTTGTAGGAAGGGTTTCGAATATATTAAAAAAAGAAAATTACGAAATACTAATTATAGATGATAACAGCCCGGATGGAACTTGGAGGATCGCCGAGGAGCTGGGCGAAAGCGACGAAAGAATCAGGATCATCCGTAGAATGGGAGAAAAAGGTCTCTCCTCCGCGGTGATGACAGGAATGGCGTCTGCTCGAGGAAAATATTTCGTCGTGATGGACGCGGATCTACAACACGACGAAAATATTCTCCCAAAGATGATCGGCGATCTGTCGTCGGGGTTCGATCTAGCGGTCGGCACCAGATATGCGTCCGGTGGGTCCGTCGGAAAGTGGTCCGCTTTCAGGAGCTTAATGAGTCGTTTTGCGACCTGGTTCGCGAGACGCCTACTTCCTATAGGTATTTCGGATCCGATGAGCGGCTTCTTCGGACTCAAAAAAGAGGTTTTTGACAGGGTTCAA contains:
- a CDS encoding lysophospholipid acyltransferase family protein, which gives rise to MPPRQNQRKEEGFRLGHFLSFIFLRSILLPFSFLPYRACIFLGSAIILLFYPFARRHRKIAYKNLNHSFPELTPKELRSLVFRHFRFLGVILGCFFYEQRKSRIWTETYISYDKDSELLEKELQGKGTGVVIVSGHIGNWESMAVYMPLRLPKVGTLFKPARNRYVGNWVDSRRQNAGTVATIPIDRPTEALRKLKGGYWLAFFADQNAGKSGIFVPFLNRPASTHQGPAVMAYTAKVPLVFYTTIYKGRGKFEVSCEDLGVPRLLAGETKEDMILRTTEMWTKVLEEKIKKNPEQYFWVHRRWKTQPTDLFLK